The genomic stretch TGGTGGAGAGGAAGTAAATTTAAAGTTAGGAAGTAAAAATAATAAACCTGAATATGCACTAGATGCAAGAGCATTGGGCTCTATTTATGCAGGAAGAATCAACATCATAGTAAATGAAGATGGTGTTGGAGTAAAGACACAAGCTCCTATGTATGCAACAAAGGGAGATGTTGTAATAAGTTCAAGAGGAAAAGTGTATTTGAAGGATACACAAGCAAAAGGAGATATTAAAGTATCTTCAACTGAAACAGAAATAGGTAATAAATTACTTGCTGAAAATAGTATAAATATTCAAAATAGTAAATTATCAAATAAGGGACAAATTCAAGCTAATAATGATATTGCAATTACTGGAAATGTAGATAGTTCTAATTTAATTTCAACAAATAAAGATATAACTATTTCTGGAAATTTAACAAATTCAGGTAAAATTTTATCAAAAAATATTAATACCAAAGATTTAAATAATTCAGGAGAACTTTATTCTGAAAACTTAACTACAATTAATTTGGAAAATTCAAATAAGATTAATATAAAAGAAAATATTAATTCTAGTAATATTTTAAATAAGACTAATAATTCTGAAATTATCTCTAAGAACTTAAATACTAGTAATTTAAATAATAAAGGTAATGTTAAAGTAGTTAATAATATAACTTCACAAGAAATAACAAATAATGGAAAGTTATTGGTTGGAAATAAAGTAATTACAAATAATATTGATAATACAGAGATTGTCGAAACAAAAAATTTAAATTCAACAAACAAAATAAAATCTAGTGGAAAAATTCTTAGCGATAGTATTACAACAAAAGATATATCTAATAGTGGTAATATTTCTTCAAAAGCCATTAATACTCAAAATTTAGTTAATTCTGGAGAAATAGTAAGTAATGATTTATCTTCAAATAATATTAATAATTTAAAAGATATTTATGTCAATGGGAATTTAAAGGCTAATAACTTAATAAATTCAAGTAAAATTGAAAGTAAAAATGTAGAAGTAGATAATTTAAATAATAGTGGAAATCTTAAAGTCAGTGATAATTTAACAACAAAAGACATCACAAATTCTAATAGTATACAAGTTGGAAAAAATATTAATGCAGAGATTATTAAAAATTCTAATTCTATTCAAGCTAGAAATATTACTATTGAAAAATCTTTGGATAATAGTAATGGAAAATTAAAATCAATTGATACTAACATAAATACCTTTGATATTAAAAATGACAATGGAGAAATTTTATCTTCAAATAATATAAATATCATTACTGCTAATGATATAAATTTAAGTGGAAAATATATAGCGAATAATACATTAAAAATTGATGCTAATTCATTAATAAATAATATAAATCTTGAAAATTCAGGAAAAATAAAACTTAATTTAAAAGAAAATTTAATCAACAATACTCAAATAAGTAGTAGTAAAGACTTAGATATAACTGCAAAGAAAGTAGTAAATATTGGTGAAATAGGTTCTATGGCTAATTTAGCTATAGATACTGATAAATTGGAAAATAAAGGGGCTTTACTATTTGGAAATAGTGAAGAAAATAAATTAAAAATAAAAGGAAATACTGAAAATACAGGTATAATTAATTCTTTAGGTAAATTAGAAATAGGTGCAGAAAATTTTACAAATAAAGGACAAATTGCTTCTATTAAAGATTTAACAATAAATACTCAGAATTTTACAAATAATAAAGATAGTTTAGTATTTTCAAATGAAAATATTAAATTTGATTTAAAAAATGATTTTTTAAATACTGGTGAAATATATTCAGGAAAAAATATTGATATAAAAGCAATAGGGAATGTTACTAATGAAACTGCAACCATTAGTGCACAAAAAAATATAACTATAGATGCTAAGAAGATTGCTAATATTGGAAAAGTAGAACAAAAAAATCCTACTATTAAAAGAGAATCTGCTTTAGATAGTGATACTAACATTACTGAAAAACAAAGAGAAGAAGCAAAAAAATATTTCCAAGATTTAGTTGATAAGAAAAATAAGGAAAAAGGAATAACAAATCCTGGTTGGCGTACAGAAGGTTCTTATCTATTGAAAGATTTTAAAGCAGAATGGATAGAAAAAGTAAAAAGTAATGATATTAGTAAATTATCATATATTACAGCAGATAATGATATAAGCCTAACTTCAAAAGAAGATATTATAAATGAAGAAGGAAACATTCTTGCCAATAATGACATAACTATTATAGCTCCTAAAGTTATTAATAAGAACTTTACAAGAGATGTTGATATAAAAATAGGTTGGAAAGCTCCTATATATAAGGTTAGTTATAGAGAAGGACATGACTATGGTGGTGAACATGAAGGACACAATGGAGGTGGTGGTGGAGGACATTATTCATCTAAGATTGTAGAAGAAGAAGAATATATAGGAAAAATAACTCAAACAATAGGGGCAGATAAGAACACTAAAATAGCTGCTGGAAAAAATTTAACTATTAAAGCAGAAGTAGTTGGTAATAAAATTAAAGATAATGAAAAAAATAATATTAAAAATAAAAATGCTACTATAAACAAAGTTAATTTAAGTGAGAATAATGTAAATATTGATAATGTAAGCTTAAATAAAAAGAATATAGAAGATAGAAAAGTTATTGATACTAAAGACTATATATTTTTACCTCAAGGCGATAAGGGACTTTTTAAAATAAACAAGAGTGAAAATACTACACCAGGTTTTTCTTATTTAATAGAAACTAATATTAAATATATTGATAAATCAATGTTTCTTGGTTCAGACTATTTCTTTAAAAGAATTGGTTTTAATCCTGATAAAAATATAAGACTTTTAGGAGATTCTTTCTATGAAACTAGATTAATAAATAGAGCTGTGTTAGAAGGTACAGGAAGAAGATATCTTGGAGCCTATAAATCAGATAAAGAACAAATGCAAGCTCTTTATGATAATGCAGTATCTGAACAGGAAGATTTAAATTTATCAATGGGTATTGCGCTTACTAAAGAACAAATTGCTAGATTAAAAAAGGATATAATTTGGTATGTTGAAGAAGAAGTTGAAGGACAAAAAGTTTTAGTACCTAAAGTATATCTAACAAGAAATACTTTGAGTAAATTAAAAGATAATACTATATCTTTAGAGGCAGGAGAAAATTTAAATATTACTGCTAATGAAATAAGTAATGCTGGAGACATCACTGCTAAAAAAGTTGATTTAAAGGTTGATAATCTAGTAAATAAATCCTCATCAGAAAATTTAGCTACAATAAATGCTGATAATATAAATATTGAGGCAAAAGAATCTCTTTCAAATATTGGTTCAACTATAAAGGCAAATGAAAATATAAAAATTTCTGCTAATAAAGTTGAAAATATTTCTACTCATCATATAAACACAAATATTGTAGAAATAAAGAAGGATAATTTTGAAAATGCTGCAAGTATTGAAGCAGGAAATAATATAGAAATAAAAGCTAAAAATCTTACAAATACAGCTGCTAATATAAAAGCAGATAATGATATTACAATAGAATCTGATAATACTAAGATAAATACTTTAGTTTTAAAAGATAGTGAAAATAGAAAAAATTATGAAAATAGTGTAATAAATAATGTAGGAAGTGAAATTGCAGGAAAAAATATATCAATTAATGCAAATAATGATATAGGAATAGTTGGTTCAGATATAAAAGCTAAAGAAAAACTTTCACTTAATACAAAAAATGTTGATATTAGTTCAGCTGAAAGTAATCTATATGAAAGAAGCTCAAATAGAAGTGGCTACACAATAAATGAAATTAAAAGAAATGTTGCAAGTAATATAGAGGCTAAAAATATTGATATTTCAGCTACAAAAGATGTGGATATTAAAGGTTCAAATATAGTTGCAAAAGAAGAAACAAATGTTAAAGCTGATGGAAATGTAAATATAGTGTCTGCAACTGATAGTAATTACAGTGAACATAAAGAAACTCATAAAAAAAGTTTTGGTCGTTCTAAATCAGAAGAAAATATATCTTATCAAACTTATAATGTAGCTTCAAACATATTGGGAGATAAAGTAAATATTACAAGTGGAAAAGATGTAAATATTTTAGGAAGTAATATAGGAGCTAAAGATACAGGAAGCATTTCAGCAAAAGGAAATATTACAGAAGCAGCAACAAAAGATGTTAATTATTCTTACCATAAAAAAACTAAAACTGGATTTATGGGCTTAACTGGAAAGTCATCAACAGAAAAAATTCGTGAGGAATTAAATGCTGAAAGTAATCTATATATAAAAAACCAAGGTATAATAGGTGGAGATATAAAGGTTATAGGAAGCAATTTAGTTTTAGGTAATAACAGTATAGTTAATGGAAAACTAACAACAGATTCTAACCAACTTCATAGCTCATATTCTTATGAAGAATCTAAAAAAGGATTCAGTGGAAGCATAGGAGGTGGAGGTTTTTCAATTGGCTATGGAAAATCTGAAAGTGGACTAAAAGAAAAAGATCTAACAAATGCAAAATCAAATCTGGTATTGGGAGATGGAACTGTACTTAATAAAGGCGCAGAAATAACAGCAACAAACTTAACACATGGACAAATAAGTGTAAATAATGGAGATGTAAAGTTTGGAGCAAGAAAAGATACAAAAGATGTAGAGACATATTCAAAGAGCAGTGGAATAAATCTATCTGTAAGAATAAAATCGCCAGCCTTAGATAGAGCAAAACAAGGAATAGATTCATTTAAACAAATGAAGTCAGGAGATATGTTAGGAGGGATAGCTTCAGCTACTAATACAGCAACAGGAATAGTATCAGGACTTGCTTCTAATCAAGGAACAAGACTTCCTTTAAGTGCTGTTAATAAAAATAATTCTGATGATGATAATGATGACGATCAAAATAATCAAGATAATACTGTTGGGAAAGATAATTTGAAACTTGCAGAAGCAAATAATAATTTCTATGCAAATATAGGAGTGAATTTAGGATTTACTAAATCAAGCTCAAGAACAAATTTGCATAATGAAAGTGCAGTTGTAACAACAATAAGAGGAAAAGATGAAAACTCAAGTATTACTTACAATAATGTAAAGAATATTGACTATATTGGAACACAAGCACAAGATGATAAATTTATCTATAACAATGTGGAAAATATAAATAAGAGAGCTGTTGAATTAAATAACTCATATTCATCAAATAGTAAGAATAGTGGAGTATCAGCAGGAGTAAATATTGGATATGGAAGAAAAATAGTAACAGATAATACTTCTATAAGTGCATCAACTTCTAAATCTAAAATGAATACAGATGGAACTGATTTCCAAAATGGATTATTTGTAAATATAGATGAAGAACATAATAATACAAAGAATATGACTTTATCTGGATTTAACCAAGTTGGTGGAAAAGTTACTGGAAATATAGAAAATCTAACTATTGAAAGTAAACAAAATATTTCAAATACAAGTGGAAGTTCAAAAAGTGGAAGTATAGGCTTTGCCCCAAATGGAATACCTAATTCAATAAGTGCAAATTATTCTCAAACCAATGGAGAAAGAAAATATGTAGATACTCCTACTACTTTCATAATAGGAGAAGGAAGCAACTTAAAAGTAGGTAAAGTAGAAAATACAGCAGGAGCAATAGGTGCAACAGGAAATGGAAAGTTATCTATTGATGAATATATAGGACATAATTTAGAAAATAATGATGAAACAACAACAAAAGGAGCTTCATTATCATTATCAGAAAGTAGTATACCAATAAGTGGAGTAGGAATAAACTATGCAAATAAGGATTTAGAATCAGTAACAAAAAATACTGTAATAGGAAATGTAGAAATAGGAAAATCTTCTGGAGATGAAATAAATAAAGATTTATCTACTATGACAGAAGTAACAAAAGATGAAGATACAAAAACAAATGTATTTGTAGAATCACAAACAATAAGGTATGTAGTAAATCCTGAATCTTTTAAACAAGATTTACAAAAGGCAAAAGATGAAATTACAGATATGGGAAATGTAGTAGAAAATACTATAAATCCAAAAGGAGAAGATAAAAGAAATATCTTTGCAAATCTAAGAGCACAAAGAGGAGGAACAACATTTTATAATGTAATAGGCTCAAGAGCAGAAGCCTTAAATGAAGCATTAAAAGATAGAACAATAAATGAA from Fusobacterium simiae encodes the following:
- a CDS encoding two-partner secretion domain-containing protein, with amino-acid sequence MKGRLKRLIAVFMLFLHVVSLADGIVPDSAASKNLQIDKAANGVPLVNIEAPNQDGVSHNIYKDYNVDGRGAILNNSKDLTNSQLGGLIYGNPNLQNKKEATTIINEVSGVNKSRIEGYQEIAGKRANYILANPNGIYINGAGFINTGNVTFSTGNSFNLLNPENGTIEIDGKGLDLRNINKAELIARVAELSAPIYGGEEVNLKLGSKNNKPEYALDARALGSIYAGRINIIVNEDGVGVKTQAPMYATKGDVVISSRGKVYLKDTQAKGDIKVSSTETEIGNKLLAENSINIQNSKLSNKGQIQANNDIAITGNVDSSNLISTNKDITISGNLTNSGKILSKNINTKDLNNSGELYSENLTTINLENSNKINIKENINSSNILNKTNNSEIISKNLNTSNLNNKGNVKVVNNITSQEITNNGKLLVGNKVITNNIDNTEIVETKNLNSTNKIKSSGKILSDSITTKDISNSGNISSKAINTQNLVNSGEIVSNDLSSNNINNLKDIYVNGNLKANNLINSSKIESKNVEVDNLNNSGNLKVSDNLTTKDITNSNSIQVGKNINAEIIKNSNSIQARNITIEKSLDNSNGKLKSIDTNINTFDIKNDNGEILSSNNINIITANDINLSGKYIANNTLKIDANSLINNINLENSGKIKLNLKENLINNTQISSSKDLDITAKKVVNIGEIGSMANLAIDTDKLENKGALLFGNSEENKLKIKGNTENTGIINSLGKLEIGAENFTNKGQIASIKDLTINTQNFTNNKDSLVFSNENIKFDLKNDFLNTGEIYSGKNIDIKAIGNVTNETATISAQKNITIDAKKIANIGKVEQKNPTIKRESALDSDTNITEKQREEAKKYFQDLVDKKNKEKGITNPGWRTEGSYLLKDFKAEWIEKVKSNDISKLSYITADNDISLTSKEDIINEEGNILANNDITIIAPKVINKNFTRDVDIKIGWKAPIYKVSYREGHDYGGEHEGHNGGGGGGHYSSKIVEEEEYIGKITQTIGADKNTKIAAGKNLTIKAEVVGNKIKDNEKNNIKNKNATINKVNLSENNVNIDNVSLNKKNIEDRKVIDTKDYIFLPQGDKGLFKINKSENTTPGFSYLIETNIKYIDKSMFLGSDYFFKRIGFNPDKNIRLLGDSFYETRLINRAVLEGTGRRYLGAYKSDKEQMQALYDNAVSEQEDLNLSMGIALTKEQIARLKKDIIWYVEEEVEGQKVLVPKVYLTRNTLSKLKDNTISLEAGENLNITANEISNAGDITAKKVDLKVDNLVNKSSSENLATINADNINIEAKESLSNIGSTIKANENIKISANKVENISTHHINTNIVEIKKDNFENAASIEAGNNIEIKAKNLTNTAANIKADNDITIESDNTKINTLVLKDSENRKNYENSVINNVGSEIAGKNISINANNDIGIVGSDIKAKEKLSLNTKNVDISSAESNLYERSSNRSGYTINEIKRNVASNIEAKNIDISATKDVDIKGSNIVAKEETNVKADGNVNIVSATDSNYSEHKETHKKSFGRSKSEENISYQTYNVASNILGDKVNITSGKDVNILGSNIGAKDTGSISAKGNITEAATKDVNYSYHKKTKTGFMGLTGKSSTEKIREELNAESNLYIKNQGIIGGDIKVIGSNLVLGNNSIVNGKLTTDSNQLHSSYSYEESKKGFSGSIGGGGFSIGYGKSESGLKEKDLTNAKSNLVLGDGTVLNKGAEITATNLTHGQISVNNGDVKFGARKDTKDVETYSKSSGINLSVRIKSPALDRAKQGIDSFKQMKSGDMLGGIASATNTATGIVSGLASNQGTRLPLSAVNKNNSDDDNDDDQNNQDNTVGKDNLKLAEANNNFYANIGVNLGFTKSSSRTNLHNESAVVTTIRGKDENSSITYNNVKNIDYIGTQAQDDKFIYNNVENINKRAVELNNSYSSNSKNSGVSAGVNIGYGRKIVTDNTSISASTSKSKMNTDGTDFQNGLFVNIDEEHNNTKNMTLSGFNQVGGKVTGNIENLTIESKQNISNTSGSSKSGSIGFAPNGIPNSISANYSQTNGERKYVDTPTTFIIGEGSNLKVGKVENTAGAIGATGNGKLSIDEYIGHNLENNDETTTKGASLSLSESSIPISGVGINYANKDLESVTKNTVIGNVEIGKSSGDEINKDLSTMTEVTKDEDTKTNVFVESQTIRYVVNPESFKQDLQKAKDEITDMGNVVENTINPKGEDKRNIFANLRAQRGGTTFYNVIGSRAEALNEALKDRTINEKQFKEEVRKVIKGYGKDIGIDFEVVYLDEKTMPKDAKGSTGAAFINKETGKMLIPIDVKKIKDTGSLWGVIAEEVSHVQDGLAGRQDKKVAEDKTNDEKGLESLGRPINDYVKNKLGDDNNSKISLTTDGIDLTNADVGEKVGDYMSPEDLKYKKYYREEGLPKIDKVEMTFDTIADSYSERMEKDFKNLKNKENVLKYKKIYQENLRLGEHKLDKDENERNAKRNMVKEMSKEINTDTMISEVSKDLLSIYGASAEIRSLLLTRKKEKVTVNGKEKNEIRKVLILDDAIPKKKMQLLWARPKSTKNINQIVKFWEGKMEDNETFTLEYNDREKMKNTLNFTGDREFYAFGTTTLYQSTYGTITKTEDGKYDVDIKILFQYKDKFDDVKNINPLPGAKQDRKKEFKGGKSFYFETEVKEIQIKQKVNSLDQLNLGRIIENKMQSGEKIYENNKK